Genomic DNA from Candidatus Binataceae bacterium:
AGACGCTCGGGCGTGGCGAGGGCGCCCGGCGCCGTCGCGCGCAGCCGCAAGTTGACGACCTCGACCGCGGCTTCGGGCGCGGCGTAGCCGAAGGTGCGGCGATGGGCCGCGTGGAAGTCGGCGCCGAAGCGCGGGGTGAGCGGCACCTCGATTTCATAGGATTGGCCGCGGTAGCGCACGTCGGCAAAAAGCTCAGCGCGGATCTGCCCGCGGCGCGCTCCTTCGGCGGCGAGTTCGCGCCGCGCGCGCGCGAGCATCGGGGCCGCGCGTGCGGTGAGGCGGCGAAACGCGGGCGCCGTCTCGCGAACGGTCAGCGAGTATTCGCGCCCGAGCGGCGCCTGCAGCGCGCCCCACGCGCAAAGCAGCCCGGGATTGCGCGGCAGCACGATATGACGGATCCCGAGGTCGCGCGCAAGTTCGCAGGCGTGCATCGGACCCGCGCCGCCGAACGCCATCAACGCGAAGTCGCGCGGGTCGAAGCCGCGCTCGACCGTGATTACGCGGAGTGCCCGCTCCATGTTGGCGTTGACCACGCGAATAACTCCGCTTGCCGCGTCAACCGCGTTGGTGCGCATCGCACGGCCGAGCGCGGCGATCGCTTTTGCTGCACGCGCCGGATAAAGACGCATCGCGCCGCCCAGAAAATCCTCAGGTACGAGCCGCCCCGCGACCAGGTTGGCGTCAGTCACCGTGGGCGCGGTGCCGCGTCCGTAGCAGGCCGGGCCCGGATCGGCGCCGGCGCTTTCCGGCCCGACCTTGAGCGAGCCGCCCGCGTCCACCACTGCGATCGAGCCGCCGCCCGCGCCCACGGTATGGATGTCGATGACGGGCGTGCGGACGGCGTAGCCGCCGGGAAAGCTGAGCGTGCGGATGGCGGCGCGGCCGTCGAAGAGCGCGACGTCGGTGGACGTGCCGCCCATGTCGAAAGTGATGAAACGATCGACGCCGGTTGCGCCGACCAGCGCGGCGGCGCCGATCACACCGGCGGCGGGGCCGGAAAGGATCGTGCGGACCGGTTCTTCGCGGGCGAGCCGGGCGCCGATCGCGCTGCCGTTTGATTGCATCACGCGCAGACGCGCGCCGCGCAAATCGCGCTCGAGGCGGCCGAGATGCGACGACATCCGCGGCCCCACGTACGCGTTGACCACCGTGGTCGAGAGCCGCTCGAACTCTCGGTATTCGGCAAGGATGCGATGGGAGATCGAGAGCGGGAGGCCCAGCGGGGTTAGCGCGCGCGCCAACTGCCGCTCGCTTGCCGGGTTGGCGTAGGAGTGGAGCAGGCAGATCGCGATCGAGTCGGCCTCTCGCAGCGCGGCGGCGCGGCGCGTGCGCTTGAGCTCAGCCGCGGTCAGACCGAGAGCCACCTTGCCGTCGAAGTGGGTCCGCTCAGCCACGCCGAGCCGCATCGCGCGCCCGACCAGGGGTTCGGGGCGTTCGGGCGCGAGGGAATAAAGGTCGACGCGATTCTGGCGGCCTATCTCGACCACGTCCTCGAAACCGGCGTTGGTTACGAGCAGGACGCGCCCGCCCTTGCCCTCGAGCAGAGCGTTGGTCGCCACGGTCGAGCTGTAAGTGAGCAGATCGGGAACCTGGCCGCGGCCCGATCCCTCCAGCCCGTCTTCAACTATCGCTTTAAGTCCAGCGACGACCGCGCGCGCGGGATCCTCTGGTGTTGAAAGCACTTTATGCACGGTCAGGCGTCCGCCCACGATGGCGACCAGGTCGGTGAACGTGCCGCCGGTGTCGATTCCGACGATGACGGTCGAGGCCATCAGGGTTTAAGCAACACCTTGAAGTTTGGCGGGCGTCCGGCAGCATCGAGGGCGGCTGGCGCTTGGTCGAGCGGAAAGATGGCGGATATAAGCGGTCGCGGGTCGATTTTTCCTGCGGCGAGCGCCGCGATGGCCGGCGCAAACCTTCCGCATCGCGAACCCTGAATCGTAATCTCGTTGACCACTGCCTGAGCCAGCTTGAGAGCGGTGCCGGCGGCAGCGGTGCTTTTGAGAATCACGGTTCCGCATGGGCGCACGAGAGTGAGCGCGCGATTGAGTCCGGCGCTTCGGCCGGTGCAATCGATCACCACATCGAAGCCCGGTCGGAGATGGTCTTCAAGTTGTACTTCAAGCCCGAGCCCGGCCAGACGGTCGAGTTTGTCGCGATGATGACCGCCGAGCACGGCTGCAGATCCTTCGGCACGAAGCACTATCGCAGCGAGTGCGCCGAGCCGGCCGTCGCCGAGCACGGCGATTTTAGTGCCGGGGCCGAGGCCTGTCTGCCCGAAGATTTCATAGATGGCGGCGATCGGCTCGACGAAGACGCCTGCTTCGTCGCCGATCGAATCGGGCAGGGCGACAAGGTTTTCGTCCGGCAGCCGCAGGTACTCGGCGAACGCACCGTCGCGGCCCAGGATTCCCAGCACGGTGCGATCGGGACAGTGGCGCGCAAGGTCTTCGCGGCAGCGCGCGCATCGCCCACATCCGGCGTTAATCTCGCCCACCACGCGTTTGCCCATAAGCGAGTGGCTGCGGGTATCCACGACCTCGCCGACAAACTCGTGGCCCGGCACGCCGCGGAACGACATGTACCCGCGCGCCAGTTCGAGGTCGGTGCCGCAAATGCCCGCAAGGCGCACCCGGACGATGCTTTCGCCCACCGCCGGCGCGGGGTCGGGGTGGTCGCGGCGAACGATCGGCTGAGGATCGAACAGGAGCGCGCGCATCGGCCCGATTCAAACAGAAAAGCCGCCGGATGCGCTACTCGCGCGATGCGCTATTTGTGCGGCGGGTTTTATTTGCGGTTGAAGTCTCGCTGCCGCGAATTCGGCTTTAGCAGCGAGTCAATGAACCATAAGGCTACGACGGTCAAAAGGACCGCAAGCCACAATCGAATTGAGGCACGAGTTTGGGGCGGGTCTTTTTCTTCTTCCACCAGGGACCGCCAAGTTGACAATGGTTGCGAACGCGACCTAGGAGAAGCATGACGCGTACCAGCTAACAAATGAATCAAAGGGCCGAGTTTTTATACATACGGCCTCAGTCGGCGTTGCAGGAGTGCAACTTCCGTTCAACGGAGAAAACGGAAAATTGAACGGATCGTTGAGAAATCAGTCGGAAGCTTTGGCTTTCGCGCTCTTTTCGGAGGACGCCGCGCTCGAGCTTTTCTCCGATGAGCTTGATGATTCCGAGTTCGTCGAGGAGCCGTTAGCGCCGTTGCTCCCGGACTCGGCAGACTTGTTGCCCGATACGTCGGCTGGTTTGGAGCTGCCCGATCGCGCATAGTCGGTCGCGTACCATCCGGAACCCTTGAGCACGAAAGACGTCGCCGAGATCATTCGCTCGACCTTGCTCTTGCAGGTCGGACATCGCTTAAGGGGAGGGTCGGTGATCCGCTGCGTCGTTTCGAACGTTCCGCATTTGGGGCATTGGTACTCGTAAATTGGCATATCTGTAAAACGAATCCGGTCTGGGCGAACCCAACCCTTAGGTAATCACGCCCGGCAACGGTGTCAATCTGCCTCGCGATAGCGATTCGCCGGGCATTCGCGTCATCCTCAGATTTGCGCAGTCATACTCCCGCGGTCATCGCGGTCAGTTTCGCGGCGGTTCCGGCAGGGTCTGAAGACCTTATTCGGAGCGATTTATGGCGCCCCGCAGCGCCGGAGACCACTTCCACCGCCGAGCGCGCGACCCCGGCCATCCGGGCTACCGCTTCCACCAGCTCGGCGTTAGCCCTGCCACGCTCGGGGGCGGATGCGACGCCGATCACCGGGCCGCGCCGGTCAATTCGTAATATACCGCGGCGCGAGGCGCCCGGGCGAACAATTACCCTCAACGTTACAGAGCCGGCGCCGGACGTCAGCCATGCGGGAAATCCGCTTACATTCGGGCGCGGCGCGCCCGACGTGCGGGGCTGCAAGGCCATCCTACGAGCCGTACATCGCCATCGAGGGCGTCACAGCCTGAATCACGGCTCTGATCAACACCTGCTCGATAAACTCGGCAGCGATGATGACGACGATGGGCGAGAGATCAAGCCCGCCCAAATAGACCGGCAGATGCTCGCGCACCCAGTCGAAAACCGGCTCGGTCATCGCGTAGAGCGTACGTACGATGGGGTTGTACGGGTCGGGCTGGACCCAACTGAGCAGCG
This window encodes:
- a CDS encoding hydantoinase/oxoprolinase family protein, which translates into the protein MASTVIVGIDTGGTFTDLVAIVGGRLTVHKVLSTPEDPARAVVAGLKAIVEDGLEGSGRGQVPDLLTYSSTVATNALLEGKGGRVLLVTNAGFEDVVEIGRQNRVDLYSLAPERPEPLVGRAMRLGVAERTHFDGKVALGLTAAELKRTRRAAALREADSIAICLLHSYANPASERQLARALTPLGLPLSISHRILAEYREFERLSTTVVNAYVGPRMSSHLGRLERDLRGARLRVMQSNGSAIGARLAREEPVRTILSGPAAGVIGAAALVGATGVDRFITFDMGGTSTDVALFDGRAAIRTLSFPGGYAVRTPVIDIHTVGAGGGSIAVVDAGGSLKVGPESAGADPGPACYGRGTAPTVTDANLVAGRLVPEDFLGGAMRLYPARAAKAIAALGRAMRTNAVDAASGVIRVVNANMERALRVITVERGFDPRDFALMAFGGAGPMHACELARDLGIRHIVLPRNPGLLCAWGALQAPLGREYSLTVRETAPAFRRLTARAAPMLARARRELAAEGARRGQIRAELFADVRYRGQSYEIEVPLTPRFGADFHAAHRRTFGYAAPEAAVEVVNLRLRATAPGALATPERLARGHRAPAPMRRIEVVIGDRAAGRRARMAEVPVYARDAIAAGATIRGPAIVVELSATAYVAPEFTLRADGFGNLHLEA
- a CDS encoding alcohol dehydrogenase catalytic domain-containing protein, whose product is MRALLFDPQPIVRRDHPDPAPAVGESIVRVRLAGICGTDLELARGYMSFRGVPGHEFVGEVVDTRSHSLMGKRVVGEINAGCGRCARCREDLARHCPDRTVLGILGRDGAFAEYLRLPDENLVALPDSIGDEAGVFVEPIAAIYEIFGQTGLGPGTKIAVLGDGRLGALAAIVLRAEGSAAVLGGHHRDKLDRLAGLGLEVQLEDHLRPGFDVVIDCTGRSAGLNRALTLVRPCGTVILKSTAAAGTALKLAQAVVNEITIQGSRCGRFAPAIAALAAGKIDPRPLISAIFPLDQAPAALDAAGRPPNFKVLLKP
- a CDS encoding YggT family protein, with product MPNILVNTIVFAATTLSSMLHIYIWIVIIAALLSWVQPDPYNPIVRTLYAMTEPVFDWVREHLPVYLGGLDLSPIVVIIAAEFIEQVLIRAVIQAVTPSMAMYGS